GGAGGAAGCCCTTGCAGCCGACAAACTTTGAAGGATAGGATCCAAGTTGATATGGTTGCACTAGATTGGGACAACCGAGATCTTATGGATGTTCAAAAGTAGGTCCGTGACATCGCCAAAACATTGAAGGATGCCAAAGAGGTTCCCAATGCATGCCTTGATTGGTGCCATAAACACGGAAAAGGATGCGAAAGAGGTTCCCTATACATGTCTTGATCTTCGTCTTGAGTAAATGCCTTTGTATAGGGATCTTGGTCGATGGCCATCATTTTTCATCTTGATATTGTTTACTAGATCAGCTTGTTCCATAAGAGTTGAAAAGTTGGGCCTTTTTTACTTTAAGCATTGAAGTTTATCCACTAAATAAAGAGCTAAGTATACCCCTTGCACAACAGAGCAAAGTTTTAGCTCTGACCTACCAAAGTACCAAAATAAAAGCAACTTTTGGAGGACTTTAGTATTTATACCCTTCGTATCATGCATCTCTTCAACCCTTTTAGTACACTACCACCCAATGCAGTGTCCACCAACAGATGTGAAGTAATTTGGAGAAGAAAGAGCATGCGTCCGGCGTAGACATGAAATCCTTGGAAAGGAAGATGATGGGAATAGATGGCATCGGAAAGGAAGCTAGCCCTTCATCTTTGCCCCTTTGGACTTCTTTTCACAGCTATCTATACGATTTAGGAACCTCTGCTATCCTACCTAGCTTGTCTCCCAACCTGTGAAGTCATGTGCTCAGTCAACAATCGTGATTGCAGCTCTTTTGTGAATCCTGTTAGACTGGGTAAGCATGAAGCAAGCGTAGTTTGAAAAGCATGAAGCAAGCGTAGTATAGGCAACGGCCTCTCATCCTGGCTAAGAACGTGGCAAGACAAGATAAGAATACATGCCTCTTTTGTGTTAGATGTAACTGTATATACAGGTTTGTTCTCACTTACTAAACCTTTATCATCTCGATTATAATAATAAAAAATAATTGTAATTTTATAGGGTAAAATACAATTATAAATCAACCAACATAATTGGGAAAAGTATAATCATAGTGGACCATACCTGTATCATTTAGCATCAAATGTGTTACGAAAATTCTGTGAATGGAGTGTTTAAGCATATTCTGATATCTGGTTTTATCTATTCTTGGATAACCGGCTTGAAAGGAGTTGAAAAGCCATGCACGATCTAATAAAAAACCAGAAAACTTTTATAGCATCAAGTGTAGTGCTCTATTTTATGGTGTAATTATTTTATGGTGTAATTATTTAAGCTTTATAAGAAATTATGTAGTAAACTTGAGATTTGAAAAGGCTGCCTTTTTTCACAAAATTTTAAGCATTGGACATTATCCACCATATACACCCCGTATATAACCCTGCACGATGGAAGAATGCCTTACTTATCACCTACTAAAGTGCGAACCAACCTATGGTtgtatggttagagggactgtggtatccccagtccaccagggttcaaatcctggtgctcgcatttagtcCTGAATTTATTGCAGAATTtctggcgatgcgcattcagtgggaggagacgttcccgtcgaggaCGAGGTGCCTAccatgacttcataaatttcaagatgatatgtcggctcagtctttcgaaggtgctcataggggtagggtgtgcgtgtgtgcgttcttagggatgagtgtatgtgtgtgtatatgagcgcttgcgtctgtactgtgttaaaaaacccATACTAAAGTACTCAGAATTAAAGCAAGTTTTGGAGGACTTCAGTATTTATACACTGTAACTGTTGGGTCTTTCTGGAATTTGCATTGCGACATATAATTATACATGATAAATTCTTCTGATAAAAGAATTATATTAACTCAAAAATTGTATCAACCCAATATAACCACAACGAGCAGAAAGGCTAAAATTACGACAATAATTAACTCTCCATTGCTTGTTTCAACCAGTCAGGTGAAGCCATGTTGCTTTTTAAATGTGCCTTTCTAGAATGAATATTCCCCATGTAATTGCCTCTCCTTTCTCACTAATAATGGGCCATGTAGGTGGCTCCCTTTAGTGTTTTTTATGTCAAGATAGCATTTCCGCGGATTTTTGTGGTGCATGGTCTCGCTCAATCTTCCAGATTGGTCAATCGTGTCGACTCATCATGATATTGGCTCACGTCTTCTTTTTGTGATATTTACTTCATGGGTTTGTATATCCATGGATACTCCTGCATAGGAACCCCTGAATATTTTCATGGGCGGGTAATGGGAATCCTTGTGGGCAGGGTATGGATTCGATATTTCTCAATTTGTGCGAAAACCTATACATTTCCATCTATAAACCCtgcaccccctccccctccccatccAGATCTCTATTCTTTTTATTGTTGCCATGTTAATCCATGGGTATGATTGAAGCGTAACTCTAATGGGTCTTGTAGTCTTCGAGTTTTATCACGTGCGCCTCCATGAACTCCCCCAAAAAATCATTGAGGACAATTGTAGAAATTTGGGTATCTTGTTCTGAAAGGTATACAGTGGTCTTTGAGTTCCAGAATTGACTTTAAAAGTTCCAACTGGACGACATGATTATTTACTTTCATCACCCCACCGTAATATATGGGGCCCCTGGTTAGGCAAGTACACGTGCAGTGATATAACCCTATAGTGTTTATTTATAACTTGGTCTTACCAACCTATTTTTTCACCAAACATCCATGAGCTTTGTCGACTTCATTAAGATAGGGAAAAATAGAAAGAGAGTAGAAAAACTATTTATGAAGAAGTGAAACTGAACAAAGCTAGTATCTATTGACAACAAAAGCCAACTCGAACTGATCAAGACCCTCCTTCACTAGATAAACAACCTCAAGAACTTGAAGGGGCACATTCTGGAAAAATTTAGTGGTTTCGCTCGTTCCAAACATGCcacaaaaatatactccctccgtcttataatataagagcgtttttgacactacacagtATAGAAAACGCTCTTGTATtttaggacagagggagtatatgagtACTTACCTAAAAAGTTTTGACGCACATGGTTCCAATGACACGATGTGGATCTTCCACCAATCGTTGAGGGAAGAGAATTCCAAAGCCAAGCTGGCAGTGATCTAGATCAAGCCCGCGACTATGCTCAGGCCGCACTAGTAAAATAATAACTGCATGCAAGATGCTCATTAGTCACAAACTCCGTAAGACAAAGAAAACAAACCCCTCATGTGGCCAACCATGGACAacaagttactccctccgttttaaaatagatgacataactttgtactaaagttagtacaaagttgagtcatctattttgaaacggaaggAGTAGTTAGCAGTAAGCTTATTCTAATACAGAGGAAGCCACATAAACAACATGCACAGGTTGCACTTCCACCTACCATATTTTGTATGGCAAAGAGGGAACGGAAGCACCCCAGAAACTCTGCCCTATATGCCGGCCCAGTCTAATAAAAGCCATTCAGAGAAGCTATCTATGAAATAGGGTATTGAGTGATGGTGTCATGGTGAATCGCTTGGAGAGCAATCCAAAGTGAGACAAGCTCGGATCTAACCATTAGTTGTGAAGGCCCTAAAGGAATGCATCCAACAATTATCAGCAAGGGCACAGTGGACATATTGTCGCTTCCATCAAGTAGGGGCAAAAGGGATGGTGCTACCATGTATTTCGGAGTACATGAATCGAGTTAACGGTCGAACAAAAAACTAGTTTTAATGCCATCTCCCACCACAATCTTGGTGGACGCACGAAAATGAGCCATGCCAACTTCATCACAAGGGAGGGCCAAGCTGTGCCATGGTCTGTCTGGCGCTGTTGACTACAACCACTACCAGCAGATGTGAAGGGATCTCCCGAAGAGCTCTGAATCAAGTAAACCAAGGTGACCAATATCTTTTGACTTGGAAACAACACTCCAGTTGACCGgcaagttgtcggtgtcaaaaccggcagacatcgaggtagggggtcccgagctgtggattttGGATCGATGGGTAACTGGAGATGAAGGagatggtgtttacccaggttcgggccctcttgatggaggtaaaaccctacgccatgCTTTTGTTTATATTGATGATGATGTAtcgagtacagagttgatctacctcgagatcgtatgttgtgTATGATTCTAATGATGTAGCATGTATCTATCGACTAGCTTGACCTGtgcttatataatgtaccggagcctaggataacaagagttctATTCGGCTACGTcgatggagaggagtccttgtcttgatcatcaagtcttgtggaatcttcctcgtatatgtcaTGAGCTGCCcgaagaagcccattagtgaacCGCCATGGAGGTCCTTGGCCAGACTCACCTGGTCGGtaaatgacgtggtgagtaccccctagtctaagaCACCATCACAAGTGACCACTGACAACCCGACCCTCATCATCTCCTTTCCAAATGAAAGTTCATTGAAACCTATTAATCTTATGGGTCACCCACTTGGGCAGGGGCGATACCGTCATATAGTATAACACAATTGCTAACGGGGAAGATTTAGCAAGAGCACCTCTTCCCATTCTAATGAAATGCTCCTCTCCAACCTTTGAGCCTTGAGGTCCATTTATTCTTTCTTTGTTCAAAAGTTAAATAACCTCTTGTCCGACAAACATCTCTTGCACAAGATATTGGATGTGTGACGCAACAGCTCTCAGAGTCTATAGAACATGCCTCATTTAGCTAACAAATTCCTTAACTTTGCCGAAAATAACTTTTGAAATAAACCCTTGAACAAGAGGTTATTGGAATGTGCACAAAAACTTTGTATCCAAGGCTTGCTCACCAATTTAGTCTACAGACACAATTAATACAATTGTATATCAAAGAATGGATAAACAATTCTCAACACAGCTGGAGAATGGGAAAACTAATTGGGTTCTCATCCTTGGCGCGTGAAAGTTTTATTACAACATATTCAATACGATATCAAGCAAAATAAGCAACATGGGTCACTTTCTGTCAGGTCTTTCAGGGTATCAAAATCGGCATTCACATTTATACCAACACTCGCACCTTGGGGAAACTAAAAAATGTGTATCTTAGAGTAAAAACTTTCATGAGTAAAACTTTGTTGAAGAAATGACCAATCAACCTTTTTTGTCTTTCGAAACCAGTTTTGAATATCACTCTGTCATGTCTTTCTTGTATATCTGTGTAAGGGTTTTATGGTAACCAACCATCTAAAATAAACCACCTAGGGAAAAATTTCATGTGGGTACAACATATAACATTTCGAGACATAACAACAATATGGTTTGTGGAATAAAAATGAAATGTGGCGTGGAACAAACAAGTAATCCTATAAGTTACTGATAGGTAACTTTTTAGGTAGTGAGTGATAAGCCCAACATTAAGGTTTGATAGGCTCCAAAAAATGGAAGATATTTTATAGAGAAGCCATCAATGTGTAGTGTCCTGTTATCTTCCCTTTGGGAAACTGCATCTCTTACCTCTTTCTTGGTGAATGTCTAAGGTCATCATGCCTCTTCATCGAATTATGAATGCAATCTTTTTTTTGCAGGTTAGTAGATCCAACAATGCACACACGCAAGTACAAGGACCACCATGACCGGAACAAGACTAAATTGGCTGAAAAGAAACAAGATTACATGATGCCACATGCGTAAGAACGTTCTTTTCCTCATAGAAATGGCCTCTTTCTCATTGAATACCTTGGTAACTTGGGAGATATAGATAGTGGTGCCAAAACCCGGCGAGCactttgagcttgatctccccgtgTTATTCGAGTTGAAGGATGTGTTATTTGATATGTTTACCATTGGCAAGACGATAAAAATTAGCAAATCCATAAACATGTTGTGTGCCCTCCAGAAGATGTCTTACTTCGGCCTGTTGATTCCATTTCAACGCCTCCCTCATCTTTTAAGAATTTAGTGATTTCAAATGACATGGCTTGTGCATAAGGGCGTACAACAATAATATTCACAGGGACATGGAGTCTGTGAATTCGAGCTCACTGGAGCTCGGATGAACAGTAAAGTCGGaataaatagtaaaaaaaataaaaagtatCCTTTTGAGGGCAAGAAGCATTGATGTTTTTTGTACATGCGTGCAAATTTTTCGGATGAAATCACATTTGTGGAGATGTGGGAAAAAATCGATGCTCTAAAAAGATTATTTTgaagcatcgattttgtttttttttgtccacactttcacaaatgtgatttcattgcaaaattttgcatGGGTGTATAAAACAACTCAATGTTTATTTGTAAAAAAATCagatctttttcaaaaaaaatattccCTTCGCATCCAAATTAATTGTCACAACTCTAGTACAACTTTCGAAGGGAGTAGTATTTTTTCGGAATTTACTGTTCATCCGAGGCCTTAGTTTTTAGTTCCGTGAGCAGATGAGAAAAACAATTTATATCTCTTCAGAATAGCTAAAAATACATAACCCTGTGGGCATATACCCCTGTTAATGTACACATCAAAGGCACAAACATACAGTAAGACAGCAAATACAAATTCActgtaaaaaataataaaaaggaaTCAAGAGATGAACAGAAACAAAATCGTCGGAAGCAAGCTCTCATGGATCCTTTTCTTCTCGCGTGGCTACAGATCCCTCCTGCCGCTCAGGCTGGCCTTGGACTGGGTGTACTCGGAGGAGCTGAAGTCCTGGCTGCCGAACGCCATCCGCTGGAACTGCCTGATGTCCGCCGTGTTGGCGGCGTTGAACATCTGGCTCTTCCCGGGCTGCACGCCGTTGGTCAGGTCCACGTCGTTCAGGGTCAGGCTGTCCAGGATCCTAACGACCTGCAACACAGCCCACGACGAAGCAGTCAATCAATGGCGAGACGTTGCCAGGCTCCATCGAAGGTTAGTTAGTTTGGAGGTGGTTCTTCTTCCTCGCCCGCACGTACTACGTACCTGCCCCATCTTGGGCCTCCTCGCGGCCGAGTGCCGGatgcacgccgccgccgcctcgatgaCGCGGAACATCTCGACGTCGTCGTAGTTGCCGTCGAGGCGCGGGTCCACCAGCTCCTCGAACTCCTGCTCGTCGATCGCGCGGTTCAGCAGCGGCCTCGACTGCGACAATGGCACGAGCAGCACGCTGTCAGTGACGGATACAGTGGCATTGCATTGCAGTcagtgctgctgctgctggtggtctTTCTTACCCACTCCACGAGGCTCTCGTCGCCGAGGGGGCGGGACGAGTCGACGGGCTTCCGCCCGGTGATGAGCTCCAGCAGCACCACGCCGAAGGAGAACACGTCCGATTTCTCCGTCAGCTTCCCCGTCGAAGCGTACTCCGGCGCCAAGTACCTGTTCGTTTTCAGTCAGCGCAAACAGAGTTTTGACAATGTTTCCTCGTTTTCTGTCGACGTGCCGAGATGAATGAGTCTGCAAAGATGATTTACTTACCCGAATGTGCCCATCACGCGCGTGGAGACGTGCGTCACGTCGTTCTCCGCGAGCCTGGCGAGCCCGAAATCCGCGACCTGGATTACGATGAACACGGCATTCAGGTTTCGTCAGTAACTGAACATTACCATCCATTTATTCAGAGAGATCACGGCAGTTCAGCTTTGCAGTGTAAGAAGTGCAGAACCTGAGCTTCGAAGTTGTCATCGAGCAGGATGTTGGATGACTTGATGTCCCTGTGGATGATCCTTGGATGACCTATTGTACAACAACCGAGAGCAATGAGAAATTCAGCTGTAAATTTCAACCCAACACACACCAACAGAGTACTCCGTAGGAGCAAAGTTAAGCAGCTTACAATCCTCGTGCAGGTATGCCAACCCGCGCGCCGATCCCGCCGCGATCTTCACCCTCGTCGGCCAGTCCAtcaccggcctccccctccctgcaAGCAGAGCAATTTAGACGCACCAGTAAGCCATTGCCGTTCAAGAAGTTGGTAGGTGAAGTGGAGATCGTGGTGGTGTGTGTCCTACCGTGGAGGTTGTGGTGCATGGTGTCGTTGGCGACGAAGTCGTAGACGAGGAGGCGGTGGTCCTCGGAGATGCAGTAGCCGACGAGGGAGACGAGGTGGCGGTGGTGGACGCGGCTGATGATCTCCACCTCCGCCTGGAACTCGCGCTCCCCCTGCCCGCCGCCGCCCTTGAGCTGCTTCACGGCCACCTCCCGGCCGTCGCCGAGCGTGCCCTTGAACACGCACCCGAACCCGCCCTCCCCGAGCAGCTTGTCGCGCGAGAACCCGCCCGTGATCTCGTACAGCTCGTCGAACGAGAACGACTTGCTGTTGCCCACGCTGAGGTCGCCCGACGTCGCCATGCTCCGAGCCGGCCCCTGGCTCCCCATCGTGCTGCTGTAGTTCGCCGACGCgaactgcggcggcggcggctgctgctggtactggtactgctgctgctgctgctgctgctggttcccGTACGACTGGCTCATCATCGCCGACATTCCCGGCTGGCTGAAGTTCCCCGACCCCGGCGCGGACGGCACCCGTAGGAACGGCGCCTCGCCGGACATGTGCTGCGGCGTGTACGGCGGCGCGGCGAAGCCCGGGTAGTACTGGTCCGAGTACTTCCGCTTCCGCCGCTTCGTCAGGCAGACGAACACGCCCGCGAAGCAGAGGAAGGCGATCACGGCCACGACTGCCACGCCCGCCGTGGCGCCGGAGCTCATGCCGCCACCGGTGCTTGGCGGTGCCGGTGCCGTCACGCTTCTATCAGCCGTGGGCGGTGTTACCGCTGAGGCAGGAGGTGAGTGCGCCGTGGCAGATGAGCTCGTCCGCGCCGACGGAGGCGGCGCATAATCCACGGCGGGTTGCTTCGGTGGCGGCGTGGCGTCCACCACCGGAGACGCCGTTGGCTCCTCGGCGGCAGGCGGAGGCGACGCTTTGGAAGAAGGCGGCTTGGCCTGCGACTGCGTTGGCGGCGCCGCCTGAGTGGGAGAAGGCGGGGGCGCGGCCGCGTtatccggtggcggcggggcattATCAGGCGGGGGCGGTGCGGCGTCTGCCGGGGGCGGGGCAGCAGAGACCGGGGAGGGTGGCGGAGGAGGGAATGCATCAGGTGGAGGCGGCGGGGATGCcaccggcggaggaggcggcgataCCTCCGGCGGAGGGGGAGAAGACGCCGCGGGCGAAGGAGGCGGCGCGAGTGGCGGTGATGGCGGGGGCGAAGACGGAGACGGCGGTGGGTCCGAGGGAGATGACGGGGAAGGCGGCGGTGGAGAAGAGGACGACGAGGGTGAAGGAGGAGGGTCGGAAGCAGGAGGCGGCGGCGAATCGtcggtggaggagggcggcggcgtggTACCTGTCACGGTGTCTACTGCATCGGCTGCCGCGTCGGCGGCACCGGCACCGGCACCGCGACCACCGCCTTTAGCTTGGAGCAGAGTTCTCATTGTGTGCAGCGCTGTAAAAAGGAGGGAAACGGTCAGAAGTTCAGAACAAATGCACCATGTCTTCAAATGAGAATATAAACAGTATTCATCACATACAAAAACATTCttccaaaaagaaaaggaaaaggtctGAAGCCACATCATGCAAAATTGCTGAAGCCTAATGCTAGGTTCCAAATAAATTCTTCAGGCCAAGGATATAAGGTGACCCCACTAGTTTGTGCAGTATTTTCTCTTGATCTAGAGTTCAAGACACATTATTACGAACTAAATTTGCCATACTCAGCAAACATAATTTGTTATGGAAAACGGTCGATTTGCCATGCCTAAAAATCTGACGTGGATATTCAGGCCATGGTAGGAAATCCTAGTCCAGTTTAAGATGACCTCTTGGCtgaaaattttaaaaaatagaAACGGGAGAAGGGCATGGTGTATTAGAATTAGATTAGATCATGGGCCTCCACTCCATCATATTCATATCCCACCGACAAAATCCAAAACGGTTGACTTGAATGTAGGATTTCAGCAAAAAGATGATGCACTTGTTCCACTTCCAACACATGTTCTGCTAGCTTGCAACAACCAACTGGGAAGTACGGTACAAGATTCTTCCAGCTCGATCGCTAAGAGGACCAACTAATTACGTGGAAACTTCGTTTTCTTCAGAACATGAGCATATGCTACAGAATACTACTAACAATAtcctaaaaaagaaaagaaaaaggaatactACTAACAAGGAACAAAATAATCCCCAGGAAAAGAAATACTACTATAAAACAAGTCATTCCATGCAAACATGAAAAGGCATCACCATAAGAAAAGAGCAGACAGTAGTGGTTCTGAACAATCGATTCACAGGCATGAGAAGGAAGAAGATCATAGTAACGATCCACGGACGGTACCTCAGGATCACAAAAGATAGCGGACGCCTCGACGGATCAGAGCAAGGCCCGAACCACGCAGGGCCGCCGCCTGAGGCTGAGGCTGAGGCGAACCGATCGGCCGAGCAATGCAGCCTCAGCTCCCATGCCGCTGCATCGGGACGAGAACGGAAATCAGccggggaggaagagggggaagcagagcagagcagaggcCTCCGGGAAATGAAATGGCGGGGCATACATGTTGCCGTCTACCATGATCATCTCCCTTTTGCCGTTGGGGCTTGAGAGAACGTGGCTGCGACGACTCTCCGGAATCGCTGTGCTGGAACACGTCCGACGACCAGAGTTTACATGTATGTGGACATGCATATAATAATAATTCAGGCTTGGTTAAAGTATgcatggggggagaggagggagcgAGTAGTAGTCGCGGCCCTGCCATTGTCGACTCCTGCAGATCGGTCGGTGGCGGGAGGGGAGGGCTATTATTGGTGGCGCATGCTGCATGAGTACGTCTACTACTGCTACTCTCTCGCACACCGGACAGAAAGAAAGCATTCCCGCTCGAAATACGTAATAGGTCAGACGGAAGCGTCtccattttctcttttttttttcgagAGAGAAGAAACGAGCGCCAGTAACACAAAAcaataaaattattaatatcgttTGTAATGGTAACCCTATCACAGACGATGTGATGGaggaaatcgtgtgtgatgtacgtACGAAAGGAAACGTTtgtctgggattcactgtgtgatGTGCACAAAAATGGAAATTTTTGtgtgggattcactgtgtgggacgtacatacgaacgaaaacaatTGAGCATGTATAATTGTATGTGATAGCTTGCCCGATCACACACGAGCACTTTTTGCTCCGCATGTGTGACCGGAGGACCTATCCCGGCGGTTTCTGGGACGTGTGGGAAGGACCACCCCCTCGCACACAGGCAGGCCGACGGTTTAAAATACCGTCGCGAAAAGGGGTtacaaaccgtttgtatagcaggttGCTGCACTAGTGAATGGTAGGAGTATACCGTGACGCTAATATAAGTTCTTGACTTGTGTTGATCTATGAGCTCAAGTAGTATAAATCTTGATCACAAGCTACTGCCAAACTGCATTTCTCCTTCATCTTTATCCGCTTCGGCACCATGGCGTAGTGTTATGTGTAGTTGTCAATCTTGTCGGGTGGACGCcatgttgtgctcggcgccctcgaCGGCGTCGTTCCTCTCGGCCACCTTGTCCTCGGCCTACACTGACGACGCCATCGCGAGCACACTGCCAAGAACTCTACTATAACTCGGTGTGTAATGTGCAGGTTTTAACTCTTAATCACATGGCATGTATGCAACCAAACACCGAGCACTTGTATTTGCCAAGCCAATGCACACAACCAAACGACAGGCAAAAAATGCTCCCCTAATGCAGGCAGCCCATATGCAGGTAATCAAACTAAGTGCAGATATAATGTTTTTTGCCTGCATTAGCTCAACCAGACTCAAGTGAGACAAGTATGCAAAGTGCTAAAAAACGATGTTGGTAACCAAACGCCTCCTTGGTTCCTCGCGACGGCGCGAGCCAGGCCACATgtccctcttcctcacctccctcctcgtCCTTGTTACCGCCGGCAAATGCTACGTGGCCCACAGATGGAGAGCGCATGGCCCCATCTACGAACGCCGACGGTTGGCCGACCTGAGGCGGCATGTTAGCATTGTGCGATGGCGCATCACTGGCACTGACGTTCTTGATCTGCAGGCCGGCACAACGACCATAGGGTGCTTGGCTTCGCCTTCGCCCTTCGCCATAGGGGGCACCCTACCGTGCGCGACGGCGACGATGGTGTTCCTGGAGACGCCGTTCTTGGATGCGCTGGGTTGACTAGCAACGACCAGCGAGACCACGACACTGATATTGATGCATGTGAATGGTTGGGAGTCACGGCAGCGGCGACCTCCGTTGGACCTAGAGACACATGCAACGGTGTTCGGATCCATCAGGGGCATGACAGGGCGGCGACGATGACCATTAGTCACTGTAGCAGGGGTGGTGACCCTTGATGTCAACGACATGGATATCAAGGGTCACAGGACAAGACAAGACGAGACTTTTGGATGCGTGGCGACGCATCTGCATGCATGACGACGTTGATTGCGTGTGGTCGTGTGTGGCGCTGTGGGCACTCGTCGATGGCGCCAACATTTTCCAGGCACCACCACGTCAGACACATGCAGGCATGATTTCAGACCGAAAACCTTCACACGGAGAAAGGTCACACCAATGGCTCTTCATCGATATCTGCCACCGGAGTAGTGGCTACAACGAGTTGGATGTTACAGATTGACTCACACCCATGTGGAGTGACAACGGCTACTTTGGGTTGCCTGATACTCCTCTCCGTAAACCTTCACCATAGTATCAGCGAATACTACCATGCACTTGATGATTGTATCTTTGTCCATTCAGGGAGTGTCGTCCGTTGAATCTACAAGGGAGCCATATGCAAGCATCTGGATTGCTGCGATCGCCTTCTGAAAATTAGAAAATCCAAGAGACCAACAACATTTCTCCGTTGCTGGAAGAAAGGTTCCACAACCTCTATGTCGTCGGCAATTCGACGGAACAACCGTTTGGTCATGAGAAAGTGTTGTTAAAACATATATAGTGGGAAGATACAACCCGACAAAAAGTAGTCTCTCATCAGCCGGTTGTGGCCCCCAATTCTGTCCCGCATGACCAACTTGAGATCATGAATGCTTCCTATTCTTTCTGGTGGATGCTAACCATTTAGCGACCATCAATATGACGACTGACGGTGCATGATCCCATCATTACCCTTTGTAGGGTACCTAGAGTGGCTTGAAGTCTTATATAGGAGGTCACACAAGGTTTTCACCCAAGGTTGGGCCTCCAGTGAAGGGTAATA
This portion of the Triticum dicoccoides isolate Atlit2015 ecotype Zavitan chromosome 7A, WEW_v2.0, whole genome shotgun sequence genome encodes:
- the LOC119328133 gene encoding proline-rich receptor-like protein kinase PERK8 translates to MRTLLQAKGGGRGAGAGAADAAADAVDTVTGTTPPPSSTDDSPPPPASDPPPSPSSSSSPPPPSPSSPSDPPPSPSSPPPSPPLAPPPSPAASSPPPPEVSPPPPPVASPPPPPDAFPPPPPSPVSAAPPPADAAPPPPDNAPPPPDNAAAPPPSPTQAAPPTQSQAKPPSSKASPPPAAEEPTASPVVDATPPPKQPAVDYAPPPSARTSSSATAHSPPASAVTPPTADRSVTAPAPPSTGGGMSSGATAGVAVVAVIAFLCFAGVFVCLTKRRKRKYSDQYYPGFAAPPYTPQHMSGEAPFLRVPSAPGSGNFSQPGMSAMMSQSYGNQQQQQQQQYQYQQQPPPPQFASANYSSTMGSQGPARSMATSGDLSVGNSKSFSFDELYEITGGFSRDKLLGEGGFGCVFKGTLGDGREVAVKQLKGGGGQGEREFQAEVEIISRVHHRHLVSLVGYCISEDHRLLVYDFVANDTMHHNLHGRGRPVMDWPTRVKIAAGSARGLAYLHEDCHPRIIHRDIKSSNILLDDNFEAQVADFGLARLAENDVTHVSTRVMGTFGYLAPEYASTGKLTEKSDVFSFGVVLLELITGRKPVDSSRPLGDESLVEWSRPLLNRAIDEQEFEELVDPRLDGNYDDVEMFRVIEAAAACIRHSAARRPKMGQVVRILDSLTLNDVDLTNGVQPGKSQMFNAANTADIRQFQRMAFGSQDFSSSEYTQSKASLSGRRDL